Proteins from one Ammospiza nelsoni isolate bAmmNel1 chromosome 18, bAmmNel1.pri, whole genome shotgun sequence genomic window:
- the RNF34 gene encoding E3 ubiquitin-protein ligase RNF34 isoform X1, whose protein sequence is MKAGATSMWASCCGLLNEVMGTGAVRGQQAGFGGGAGPFRFTPSTGFSAYPAPAAASTNIVCKACGLSFSVFRKKHVCCDCKKDFCSVCSVLQENLRRCSTCHLLQETAFQRPQLMRLKVKDLRQYLILRNIPTDTCREKEDLVELVLCHHGLGTEQDTDAGSLRSARSQSSAFFSHPFSTSVSMASPGELPSRRGSTGSAAPSRGQTETSVNNEEEESAEEQTPGLGRKRARASLSDISSLEDIEGMSVRQLKEILACNFVNYSGCCEKWELVEKVSRLYRENEENHKTQGERMQLNEDDDSLCRICMDAVIDCVLLECGHMVTCTKCGKRMSECPICRQYVVRAVHVFKS, encoded by the exons aTGAAG GCGGGAGCTACTTCCATGTGGGCTTCCTGCTGCGGGCTGCTGAATGAAGTCATGGGCACGGGGGCAGTGCGTGGCCAGCAGGCTGGCTTTGGGGGAGGTGCTGGTCCCTTCAGGTTCACACCAAGCACGGGCTTCTCAGCTtatccagctcctgctgcagccagcaccaaCATCGTCTGCAAGGCCTGTGGACTTTCCTTCtcagttttcaggaaaaaa CACGTGTGCTGTGACTGCAAAAAGGATTTTTGCTCAGTTTGTTCAGTCCTACAAGAGAATCTCAGGAGATGTTCCACCTGTCACCTGCTGCAAGAAACGGCCTTCCAGCGGCCTCAGCTGATGAGACTGAAAGTGAAGGACCTGCGGCAGTACCTGATCCTCAGGAACATCCCCACggacacctgcagggagaaggaggacctggtggagctggtgctgtgccACCACggcctggggacagagcaggacaCGGACGCTGGCAGCCTGCGCTCGGCGCGCTCCCAGAGCTCGGCCTTCTTCAGCCACCCCTTCTCCACCTCCGTGTCCATGGccagcccaggagagctcccCAGCAgaaggggcagcacagggagtgcAGCACCTTCACGG GGACAAACTGAAACATCTGTAAAtaatgaagaagaagaaagtgcAGAAGAGCAG AccccggggctgggcaggaagAGAGCCAGGGCCTCCCTGTCCGACATCTCCAGCCTGGAGGACATCGAAGGGATGAGCGTGCGGCAGCTGAAGGAAATCCTCGCCTGCAACTTTGTCAACTACTCAGGATGCTGTGAAAAATGGGAACTTGTGGAAAAAGTGAGCAGACTGTACAGAGAGAATGAGGAGAACCACAAGACAC AGGGGGAGAGGATGCAGCTGAACGAGGACGACGACAGCCTGTGCCGGATCTGCATGGACGCCGTGATCGACTGCGTGCTGCTGGAGTGCGGCCACATGGTCACCTGCACCAAGTGCGGCAAGAGGATGAGCGAGTGCCCCATCTGCCGGCAGTACGTCGTGCGGGCCGTGCACGTCTTCAAATCCTAA
- the RNF34 gene encoding E3 ubiquitin-protein ligase RNF34 isoform X2, translated as MWASCCGLLNEVMGTGAVRGQQAGFGGGAGPFRFTPSTGFSAYPAPAAASTNIVCKACGLSFSVFRKKHVCCDCKKDFCSVCSVLQENLRRCSTCHLLQETAFQRPQLMRLKVKDLRQYLILRNIPTDTCREKEDLVELVLCHHGLGTEQDTDAGSLRSARSQSSAFFSHPFSTSVSMASPGELPSRRGSTGSAAPSRGQTETSVNNEEEESAEEQTPGLGRKRARASLSDISSLEDIEGMSVRQLKEILACNFVNYSGCCEKWELVEKVSRLYRENEENHKTQGERMQLNEDDDSLCRICMDAVIDCVLLECGHMVTCTKCGKRMSECPICRQYVVRAVHVFKS; from the exons ATGTGGGCTTCCTGCTGCGGGCTGCTGAATGAAGTCATGGGCACGGGGGCAGTGCGTGGCCAGCAGGCTGGCTTTGGGGGAGGTGCTGGTCCCTTCAGGTTCACACCAAGCACGGGCTTCTCAGCTtatccagctcctgctgcagccagcaccaaCATCGTCTGCAAGGCCTGTGGACTTTCCTTCtcagttttcaggaaaaaa CACGTGTGCTGTGACTGCAAAAAGGATTTTTGCTCAGTTTGTTCAGTCCTACAAGAGAATCTCAGGAGATGTTCCACCTGTCACCTGCTGCAAGAAACGGCCTTCCAGCGGCCTCAGCTGATGAGACTGAAAGTGAAGGACCTGCGGCAGTACCTGATCCTCAGGAACATCCCCACggacacctgcagggagaaggaggacctggtggagctggtgctgtgccACCACggcctggggacagagcaggacaCGGACGCTGGCAGCCTGCGCTCGGCGCGCTCCCAGAGCTCGGCCTTCTTCAGCCACCCCTTCTCCACCTCCGTGTCCATGGccagcccaggagagctcccCAGCAgaaggggcagcacagggagtgcAGCACCTTCACGG GGACAAACTGAAACATCTGTAAAtaatgaagaagaagaaagtgcAGAAGAGCAG AccccggggctgggcaggaagAGAGCCAGGGCCTCCCTGTCCGACATCTCCAGCCTGGAGGACATCGAAGGGATGAGCGTGCGGCAGCTGAAGGAAATCCTCGCCTGCAACTTTGTCAACTACTCAGGATGCTGTGAAAAATGGGAACTTGTGGAAAAAGTGAGCAGACTGTACAGAGAGAATGAGGAGAACCACAAGACAC AGGGGGAGAGGATGCAGCTGAACGAGGACGACGACAGCCTGTGCCGGATCTGCATGGACGCCGTGATCGACTGCGTGCTGCTGGAGTGCGGCCACATGGTCACCTGCACCAAGTGCGGCAAGAGGATGAGCGAGTGCCCCATCTGCCGGCAGTACGTCGTGCGGGCCGTGCACGTCTTCAAATCCTAA